A section of the Desertifilum tharense IPPAS B-1220 genome encodes:
- the tsf gene encoding translation elongation factor Ts yields MAEISAKLVKELREKTGAGMMDCKKALAENDGDMTKATEWLRQKGLASAGKKAGRVAAEGLVDSYIHTGGRIGVLVEVNCETDFVARREEFQALVRNIAMQIAACPNVEYVSVSEIPSDVAEQEKAIEMGRDDLAGKPDNIKEKIVQGRIEKRLKELALLDQPYIRDQNITVEELVKQSIAQLGENIQVRRFIRFVLGEGIEKEETNFAEEVAAQMGAK; encoded by the coding sequence ATGGCAGAAATATCGGCAAAACTCGTTAAAGAGCTACGCGAAAAAACTGGCGCTGGCATGATGGACTGCAAAAAAGCGCTTGCAGAAAATGACGGCGACATGACTAAAGCCACAGAATGGCTCAGACAGAAAGGTCTGGCATCTGCGGGTAAAAAAGCAGGACGCGTTGCCGCAGAAGGGCTAGTAGATAGCTATATTCATACGGGCGGTCGGATCGGTGTTTTAGTTGAAGTCAACTGCGAAACGGACTTCGTGGCTCGTCGCGAAGAGTTTCAAGCACTGGTGCGAAATATCGCCATGCAAATTGCCGCCTGTCCCAACGTCGAATATGTCAGCGTTAGCGAAATTCCCAGCGACGTAGCAGAACAAGAAAAAGCGATCGAAATGGGACGCGATGACCTCGCAGGCAAACCGGACAATATTAAAGAGAAAATTGTCCAAGGTCGGATTGAAAAACGCCTCAAAGAACTCGCTCTGTTAGACCAACCCTACATCCGCGACCAAAATATTACGGTAGAAGAGTTGGTGAAACAAAGCATTGCTCAACTGGGCGAAAATATTCAAGTCCGCCGCTTCATCCGCTTCGTTTTGGGTGAAGGTATCGAAAAAGAAGAAACCAATTTCGCCGAAGAAGTTGCCGCCCAAATGGGTGCTAAATAA
- a CDS encoding translation initiation factor yields the protein MASAKRQSQPSDSSKGSRIAYQEFGTPDTSAALERGVQELPPNQQDLRIQASRKGRGGKTVTAISGFQAKPETLNSLLKQLKSQCGTGGTVKDNTLEIQGDRAQQLLPLLTKLGYKAKISGG from the coding sequence ATGGCATCTGCAAAACGTCAGTCTCAACCATCCGATTCCTCAAAAGGCTCGCGCATTGCGTATCAGGAGTTTGGTACGCCCGATACCTCCGCCGCTTTAGAACGGGGAGTTCAAGAACTTCCTCCCAACCAACAAGACTTAAGGATTCAAGCCTCGCGCAAAGGGCGGGGGGGTAAAACGGTGACAGCGATCAGCGGGTTTCAAGCCAAACCAGAAACCCTCAATAGCTTGCTCAAACAACTGAAATCGCAGTGCGGTACGGGCGGAACGGTTAAGGATAATACCCTGGAAATTCAGGGCGATCGCGCTCAACAGTTATTACCCCTATTAACTAAGCTCGGTTACAAAGCCAAAATTAGTGGCGGTTAA
- a CDS encoding glycosyltransferase family 2 protein has product MFFSIVIPTYNRLPILQKCLTALERQTLTDSKVTGYEIILVDDGSTDGTLDWVAQNQHQLPHVQTFAQEHQGPSAARNLGVQKAQGDTIIFIDSDLVVTEQFLQAHADALVKGKKQLGSDRLFTYGWVINTCNFENPTSEPYKITDYSAAYFATGNVAIAKKWLEQAGLFDTRFQLYGWEDLELGVRLKKLGLKLIKCPEAVGYHWHPPFNLEQLPRLIDREMQRGRMGVLFYEKHPTFDVKMMIQMTQLHRILWGLLSLGGTLNERTMAPLLQWLINQGKPQLALEIARIFLNWYNVKAVYQAYSDRHKQISIS; this is encoded by the coding sequence ATCTTTTTTAGTATCGTAATTCCCACCTATAATCGCCTGCCGATTTTACAAAAATGCTTAACCGCCTTAGAACGACAAACCTTAACCGACTCCAAAGTAACCGGCTATGAAATTATCCTCGTTGATGATGGTTCAACCGATGGAACCTTAGACTGGGTTGCCCAAAATCAACATCAACTTCCCCATGTCCAGACCTTTGCTCAAGAACACCAAGGCCCCTCCGCCGCTCGCAATCTGGGCGTACAAAAAGCCCAAGGCGATACAATTATTTTTATTGATAGCGATTTAGTCGTTACCGAACAATTTTTGCAAGCACACGCCGACGCATTAGTCAAGGGCAAAAAGCAACTCGGAAGCGATCGCCTGTTTACCTATGGCTGGGTGATCAATACCTGTAACTTCGAGAACCCCACCTCAGAACCCTACAAAATCACCGACTACTCCGCCGCCTATTTTGCCACAGGCAACGTTGCGATCGCCAAAAAATGGCTAGAACAAGCCGGACTCTTCGATACCCGCTTTCAACTCTATGGATGGGAAGACCTAGAACTCGGCGTTCGCCTCAAAAAACTGGGATTAAAACTGATAAAATGCCCCGAAGCCGTCGGCTATCACTGGCATCCCCCCTTTAACTTAGAACAACTTCCCCGCCTCATCGATCGCGAAATGCAACGGGGAAGAATGGGCGTTTTATTCTACGAGAAACACCCCACCTTTGATGTCAAAATGATGATTCAAATGACCCAACTTCACCGCATCCTCTGGGGACTTTTATCTCTAGGCGGCACCCTCAACGAACGCACAATGGCCCCCCTTCTCCAATGGCTCATCAACCAAGGTAAACCCCAACTCGCCCTAGAAATAGCCCGCATCTTCCTCAACTGGTACAACGTTAAAGCCGTCTACCAAGCCTATTCTGACCGCCATAAACAAATTTCTATCTCCTAG
- a CDS encoding sugar MFS transporter: protein MFFQRFKHKRARPPASAAWIGIAIAFYAFIAIGIAESGLGVLLPSILETFDLTPATVTLLFVSQIAGYVLAAFSSSLISSRLGLAPMLLVATIALVSALVAYGLSAAWFVMVGFGTLLGLGIGLIDAGINTYMVSDRAEAKWVGLLHAFYGIGALLGPAIATTLLMVGLNWRQVYFAIASLVGLLILGVGWTIATRYTPMMVRTAASGTHALANLRFALQTPAVLISGLFLLVTVGTESSLGNWAYTVQQVSREVAPSTAGYSISAMWLGFAIGRMLLGAAIAWLGAIRLVNVSLTTLALGAVTWWLLPQQWLSLPLMGFAIAAIFPTTIWLMPQRVPAAVVPAAIGFVTSVASLGAALVPTAVGWIADGTGLETIPVLILLLAIALFIVHRWLTQQAKIQPVEDE, encoded by the coding sequence ATGTTTTTTCAGCGATTTAAACACAAACGCGCCCGGCCGCCTGCTTCTGCGGCTTGGATTGGTATTGCGATCGCCTTTTATGCTTTTATTGCCATTGGCATTGCTGAAAGCGGTTTGGGTGTACTACTCCCATCCATTCTCGAAACCTTTGACCTCACCCCTGCAACGGTGACGCTGTTATTTGTCAGTCAGATTGCTGGCTACGTGCTGGCAGCCTTTAGCAGCAGCTTGATTAGCAGCCGTCTGGGATTAGCCCCGATGCTTTTGGTGGCAACGATCGCGCTAGTATCGGCCTTGGTTGCCTATGGCTTAAGTGCTGCCTGGTTTGTGATGGTGGGGTTTGGAACGCTGTTAGGGTTGGGCATTGGTTTAATCGATGCCGGAATCAATACCTATATGGTGAGCGATCGCGCTGAAGCGAAATGGGTGGGGCTGCTTCATGCCTTTTATGGGATTGGCGCATTGCTAGGACCGGCGATCGCCACTACCTTGCTTATGGTAGGACTGAACTGGCGGCAAGTTTATTTTGCGATCGCGAGTCTCGTTGGGCTGTTAATTCTCGGCGTCGGTTGGACTATTGCCACCCGCTACACTCCGATGATGGTTCGTACTGCCGCATCGGGTACCCATGCGCTAGCAAATCTGCGGTTTGCCCTCCAAACCCCTGCGGTCCTCATTTCAGGCCTGTTTTTGCTGGTGACGGTGGGGACAGAATCATCTCTGGGAAACTGGGCCTATACAGTGCAACAAGTTAGCCGAGAGGTTGCCCCTTCTACAGCCGGATACAGCATTAGCGCCATGTGGTTGGGATTCGCCATTGGGCGGATGCTGCTGGGGGCTGCGATCGCCTGGTTGGGAGCAATTCGGCTGGTGAATGTCTCTTTAACTACGCTGGCTTTGGGGGCAGTGACGTGGTGGCTGCTGCCCCAACAATGGCTGAGTTTGCCGTTAATGGGGTTTGCGATCGCGGCGATATTTCCCACCACCATCTGGTTAATGCCCCAACGGGTACCCGCAGCAGTTGTCCCGGCTGCTATTGGTTTTGTAACTAGCGTTGCGAGTTTGGGGGCTGCCCTTGTTCCGACGGCGGTAGGGTGGATTGCAGATGGGACGGGCTTAGAAACCATTCCCGTGCTAATTTTGCTATTGGCGATCGCGCTCTTCATCGTGCATCGCTGGCTAACCCAACAGGCAAAGATCCAGCCCGTCGAAGACGAATAG
- a CDS encoding prephenate/arogenate dehydrogenase, which yields MHIGIVGLGLIGGSLGLDLRSQGFRVLGVSQRSQTCDMAIARGVVDEASTDLNLMATADVVFICTPLAAIAPVVQQLIPHISPATILTDVGSVKLPIVESVTQLWPNFVGGHPMAGTADSGIEAAQSKLFVDRAYVLTPIATTPEASVKTVEQIARSLHSKVYHCHPEEHDRAVAWISHLPVMVSASLIAACHNESDDSIRRLAQHLASSGFRDTSRVGGGNPELGTLMARYNQQALLRSLHHYRASLDDFIHLIEQEDWQTLQTTLSATQQQRPKYCA from the coding sequence ATGCATATTGGTATTGTTGGTTTGGGGTTAATTGGCGGTTCGTTAGGTTTAGATTTGCGATCGCAAGGGTTTAGGGTTTTGGGCGTCTCTCAGCGTTCCCAAACCTGCGACATGGCGATCGCGCGTGGAGTTGTTGATGAAGCTAGCACAGATTTAAATCTCATGGCGACGGCGGATGTCGTATTTATCTGCACGCCGCTTGCTGCGATCGCTCCCGTCGTGCAACAGTTGATCCCGCATATTTCACCTGCCACAATTCTGACAGATGTGGGGTCTGTAAAGTTACCCATTGTTGAGAGTGTCACCCAACTTTGGCCGAATTTTGTTGGAGGTCATCCAATGGCAGGAACGGCAGACAGTGGCATAGAAGCCGCACAGTCAAAACTGTTTGTAGATCGAGCGTATGTTCTCACCCCCATCGCGACGACTCCAGAGGCGTCGGTGAAGACGGTGGAGCAAATTGCGCGATCGCTTCATTCAAAAGTTTACCACTGTCACCCCGAAGAACACGACCGCGCCGTTGCTTGGATTTCTCATTTACCTGTAATGGTCAGCGCCAGTTTAATTGCGGCGTGTCACAATGAATCCGATGACTCGATTCGCCGCCTAGCTCAACACTTGGCGAGTTCTGGCTTCCGCGATACTAGCCGCGTTGGGGGTGGCAATCCCGAATTGGGGACGCTCATGGCTCGGTATAATCAACAAGCCCTATTGCGATCGCTTCATCACTATCGCGCCTCTCTCGATGATTTCATCCACCTGATTGAACAAGAAGATTGGCAAACCCTCCAAACCACCCTCAGCGCAACCCAACAACAAAGACCCAAATATTGCGCCTAG
- a CDS encoding U32 family peptidase translates to MVSLKRPELLAPAGSWDCAKAAVENGADAIYFGLDRFNARMRAQNFTEADLPQLMEFLHRRGVKGYLTLNTLIFPQELAEAEQYLKTAIAAGVDAVIVQDIGICRLIRHLSPDFPIHASTQMTVTSAAGVEFAQSLGCQLVVLARECSIAEIEKIQQQMGEANLSLPLEVFVHGALCVAYSGQCLTSEALGGRSANRGECAQACRMPYDLIVDGQPLDLGNRKYLLSPQDLAGLEVLPALVKAGVHCLKIEGRLKSAEYVANVTRVYRQALDQVIAKCDRELATPTARYQLEMAFSRGLYTGWFQGINNQELVHAQFGKKRGVYLGTINRIRNEEVAIQLQAPLKPGDGVVFDCGHPEAKEQGGRVYAVKMRGDEAILQFGRRDINWRRVHVGDKLWKTSDPELDKQLRQTYAGEKPQFQRPIEIEVYGELGDKLNCIARDEQGNIVQVESTSALAEAQTQPLNPERLQAQLERLGNTPFYLKKLTSHLADGLILPISELNHLRREMTAQLEALKAKPKRWQLNPQNVLPALLPEPSPPGLSEPQLIVLVRNLAQLQAALEAGSETIYCEFEDPRKYKEAVQLVRASNRAKIWVAPPRITKPGENWILQQVRACDADGYLVRNYDHLKFFAGEPCIGDFSLNVANALTADYFNRNFNLERLTASYDLNSVQLTDLLKTCPPTWFEVTIHQRMPMFHMEHCVFCAFLSSGTDYRNCGRPCENHTVTLKDRTGTEHILQADAGCRNTVFNGTAQTGAESMQHLMSLGVGHFRIEFVSETPPQVIQTIHRYRQLMRGEITGVQLWQTLKVQSQLGVTRGPFLNAE, encoded by the coding sequence ATGGTATCGCTTAAACGTCCAGAACTACTAGCCCCAGCGGGGTCATGGGATTGTGCTAAAGCCGCTGTAGAGAATGGGGCTGATGCTATCTATTTTGGTCTAGACCGCTTTAACGCTCGAATGCGGGCGCAAAATTTTACAGAAGCAGACCTTCCTCAACTGATGGAGTTCTTGCACCGTCGCGGCGTTAAGGGGTATCTGACGCTGAATACCCTGATTTTTCCCCAAGAACTCGCAGAAGCTGAACAATATCTCAAAACTGCGATCGCCGCTGGTGTCGATGCCGTCATTGTACAAGACATCGGCATTTGTCGCCTGATTCGCCACCTCTCCCCCGACTTCCCCATCCACGCTTCCACCCAAATGACCGTTACCAGCGCGGCGGGAGTCGAGTTTGCCCAATCTCTCGGCTGTCAGCTTGTCGTCTTAGCCCGCGAATGTTCGATTGCAGAGATTGAAAAAATTCAACAGCAAATGGGTGAAGCTAACCTCAGCTTGCCCCTCGAAGTCTTTGTCCACGGGGCCTTATGCGTTGCCTATTCCGGTCAATGCCTCACCAGCGAAGCATTAGGCGGCCGTTCCGCTAACCGGGGAGAATGCGCCCAAGCCTGCCGAATGCCCTACGACCTGATCGTAGACGGTCAACCCCTCGATTTAGGCAACCGTAAATACTTACTCAGTCCCCAAGACTTAGCGGGTTTAGAAGTCCTCCCCGCCTTAGTTAAAGCAGGCGTCCATTGTCTGAAAATTGAAGGCCGTCTCAAATCTGCCGAATATGTTGCCAACGTTACCCGCGTTTATCGTCAAGCCCTAGACCAGGTTATCGCTAAATGCGATCGCGAACTCGCCACCCCAACCGCCCGCTATCAACTGGAAATGGCTTTTTCTCGCGGCTTGTATACAGGATGGTTTCAAGGCATCAATAACCAAGAACTCGTACACGCCCAATTTGGCAAAAAGCGCGGCGTTTACCTCGGAACCATTAACCGCATTCGTAATGAAGAGGTAGCAATTCAACTGCAAGCGCCCCTAAAACCGGGCGATGGCGTTGTTTTTGACTGCGGACATCCCGAAGCCAAGGAACAAGGCGGACGCGTCTACGCGGTTAAAATGCGCGGCGATGAAGCTATCCTGCAATTTGGACGGCGGGATATCAACTGGCGGCGCGTCCATGTGGGCGATAAACTTTGGAAAACCTCCGATCCAGAACTCGATAAACAACTGCGTCAAACCTATGCAGGCGAGAAGCCGCAATTTCAACGCCCCATTGAGATTGAAGTTTATGGAGAATTGGGAGACAAACTCAACTGCATCGCCCGCGACGAACAAGGGAATATCGTTCAAGTTGAATCAACTTCAGCCCTAGCTGAGGCGCAAACTCAACCCCTGAACCCAGAACGCTTGCAAGCGCAGTTAGAACGCCTAGGGAACACGCCTTTCTACTTAAAAAAACTCACCAGTCATTTAGCCGACGGCCTGATCTTACCCATCAGCGAACTTAACCACCTGCGCCGGGAAATGACGGCCCAACTAGAAGCTTTAAAGGCAAAACCCAAACGCTGGCAACTCAACCCCCAGAACGTTTTACCCGCTTTACTCCCCGAACCCTCACCCCCCGGCTTATCTGAACCCCAACTCATCGTTCTTGTCCGCAACCTCGCCCAACTGCAAGCCGCCTTAGAAGCTGGAAGCGAGACGATATACTGCGAATTTGAAGATCCGCGTAAATATAAAGAAGCGGTTCAACTGGTTCGCGCCTCTAATCGCGCTAAAATCTGGGTTGCACCGCCTCGGATTACCAAACCGGGCGAGAATTGGATTTTACAGCAGGTTCGCGCCTGCGATGCAGATGGGTACTTGGTTCGCAACTACGACCACTTGAAGTTTTTTGCTGGTGAACCCTGTATTGGCGATTTTTCGTTAAACGTGGCTAATGCCTTAACCGCCGATTACTTTAATCGCAACTTTAATCTAGAACGTCTCACGGCTTCCTACGATCTCAATAGCGTACAACTGACAGATTTACTTAAAACTTGCCCGCCTACGTGGTTTGAAGTCACCATTCACCAGCGAATGCCGATGTTTCATATGGAACATTGCGTTTTCTGTGCTTTTCTATCTAGCGGAACGGACTATCGCAATTGCGGCCGACCTTGCGAAAATCATACGGTGACATTAAAAGATCGCACGGGTACTGAGCATATTCTTCAAGCCGATGCAGGTTGTCGCAATACCGTGTTTAACGGAACGGCCCAAACTGGTGCAGAATCGATGCAACATCTGATGTCGTTAGGTGTCGGTCATTTCCGCATTGAGTTTGTCAGCGAAACGCCTCCCCAAGTTATCCAAACGATTCACCGCTATCGCCAACTGATGCGGGGGGAAATTACGGGCGTTCAACTTTGGCAAACGCTTAAAGTTCAAAGTCAACTGGGCGTTACTCGCGGGCCGTTTTTGAATGCTGAGTAG
- the rpsB gene encoding 30S ribosomal protein S2 produces the protein MAVVSLAQLLESGVHFGHQTRRWNPKMSPYIFTARNGVHIIDLVQTALLMDEAYNYVRSASEQGKKFLFVGTKRQAAGIIAQEASRCGAYYVNQRWLGGMLTNWATIKNRVERLKELERLEETGNIDLRPKKEGAVLRRELERLQKYLGGIKLMRKVPDIVLIVDQRREYNAVQECQKLRIPIISLLDTNCDPDVVDIPIPANDDAIRSIKLIVGKLADAIYEGRHGQLDAEDTDEYEDYEGADEDFDYEDDLADAEDEDEEEEE, from the coding sequence ATGGCCGTTGTTTCTTTGGCTCAATTATTAGAGTCTGGGGTTCACTTTGGGCATCAAACCCGTCGGTGGAATCCCAAAATGTCTCCCTACATCTTCACCGCCCGCAACGGGGTTCACATCATCGACCTCGTGCAAACAGCTTTACTGATGGACGAGGCGTATAACTACGTCCGTTCTGCCTCCGAACAAGGTAAAAAATTCCTCTTCGTCGGCACCAAACGTCAAGCGGCTGGCATCATTGCTCAAGAAGCTTCTCGTTGCGGCGCATACTACGTTAACCAACGCTGGTTAGGCGGAATGCTCACCAACTGGGCGACCATTAAAAACCGCGTTGAACGTCTCAAAGAACTCGAACGCCTCGAAGAAACGGGCAATATTGACCTGCGTCCGAAAAAAGAAGGTGCAGTTTTACGTCGCGAACTCGAACGCCTGCAAAAATACCTCGGCGGCATCAAACTGATGCGGAAAGTTCCTGATATCGTGCTGATTGTAGACCAACGTCGGGAATACAACGCCGTTCAAGAATGTCAGAAGCTGAGAATTCCCATCATCTCCCTACTGGATACCAACTGCGATCCCGATGTTGTGGATATTCCCATCCCGGCGAACGACGATGCGATCCGGTCGATTAAGCTAATAGTAGGCAAGTTGGCAGATGCCATTTACGAAGGGCGTCACGGTCAGCTTGATGCTGAAGACACTGATGAGTACGAAGACTACGAAGGCGCTGACGAAGACTTCGACTACGAAGACGACTTAGCTGATGCTGAAGACGAAGACGAAGAAGAAGAAGAGTAA
- a CDS encoding pentapeptide repeat-containing protein: MDEEELLNSYAAGERDFTALKLTEANLSGVNLSAANLSYANLSVANLSGANLSEANLSHTKLNVARLSGSNLTKANLTGAILNVANLVRADLSGAILVQAGLIRAELIRAELSRANLSRANLTGADLREATLRQANLSGANLSEVDLRGTSLTAANLEGANLHGTDLSRSDLSGVDLRDADLRHANLNRTNLSGANLSGANLRWVDLSGANLSWADLSEAKLSGTNLIGADLSYANLVNTSLVHADLTQANLIKADWSGADLSGAILTGAKLYGVSRFGLKTEGMTCEWVDLSANGDHSHVYHFTPEEFKQFFNPTPPTVQILVDARLDHLANFAIASAYHQIAQQYSSMNQPPSIKVGFRRTSITFRLESDEQLLPIAYTAILPFKDAFSTRRNINELVEMLRSPELDEHLTIKEQKRIKQVSLDMAQTLNQVDKIQLTSNPSAALDSLSFFQVPTQVSLTNSSAQTLNIYHHPSFGKRLINLPTALKSSGANPLKASRFTLPPVSIIADFVKGFYYLDK; the protein is encoded by the coding sequence ATGGATGAAGAGGAACTTTTAAACAGCTACGCAGCAGGCGAACGAGATTTTACTGCCTTAAAACTCACCGAAGCTAATCTGAGTGGAGTTAATCTGAGTGCAGCGAACCTCAGCTATGCAAATTTGAGTGTAGCAAACCTCAGCGGTGCAAATTTAAGCGAAGCCAACCTCAGTCATACAAAACTCAATGTTGCCAGATTAAGCGGTTCCAACCTCACCAAAGCCAACTTGACGGGTGCAATTCTCAATGTGGCAAACCTGGTTCGGGCTGACTTGAGTGGGGCGATTCTCGTTCAAGCCGGGTTAATTCGGGCTGAACTGATTCGGGCGGAATTGTCGCGCGCCAACCTGAGTCGGGCGAACCTGACGGGGGCTGATTTGCGGGAGGCGACGCTGCGCCAAGCCAATTTAAGCGGTGCAAACTTGAGCGAAGTAGACTTGCGGGGAACTTCACTAACGGCGGCGAATCTAGAAGGCGCGAATTTGCACGGAACAGATTTAAGTCGTTCCGATTTAAGCGGGGTGGATTTGCGCGATGCAGACTTGCGACACGCCAATCTCAACCGGACGAATCTCAGCGGCGCGAATTTAAGCGGCGCAAACCTGAGATGGGTTGATTTAAGCGGGGCAAATCTCAGTTGGGCGGATCTCAGCGAAGCCAAGCTGAGTGGAACGAATCTAATTGGGGCAGATTTAAGTTATGCCAATTTGGTGAATACAAGTTTGGTTCATGCCGATTTGACGCAAGCCAATTTAATTAAAGCCGATTGGAGTGGGGCGGATTTAAGCGGGGCAATTTTGACGGGGGCGAAGCTGTACGGGGTTTCGCGCTTTGGATTGAAGACGGAGGGGATGACGTGCGAGTGGGTGGATCTCAGCGCCAATGGCGATCACTCCCATGTCTACCACTTTACCCCAGAGGAGTTTAAGCAGTTTTTCAACCCGACTCCTCCCACCGTGCAAATTTTGGTGGATGCGCGGTTGGATCATTTGGCAAATTTTGCGATCGCCTCGGCTTATCATCAAATTGCTCAACAATATAGTTCGATGAACCAGCCTCCTAGTATTAAGGTGGGGTTTCGCCGAACGTCGATTACTTTTCGCCTAGAGAGTGACGAACAACTGCTTCCCATTGCCTATACTGCCATTTTGCCCTTTAAGGATGCTTTTTCGACGCGGCGCAATATTAATGAGTTGGTGGAGATGTTGCGATCGCCAGAACTTGACGAGCATCTGACCATTAAAGAGCAAAAACGGATTAAACAAGTTAGCCTGGATATGGCACAAACGCTGAATCAAGTTGATAAAATTCAACTGACGAGCAATCCATCGGCGGCTCTAGATTCATTAAGCTTTTTCCAGGTTCCCACCCAGGTTTCTTTAACGAACTCCAGCGCCCAAACCCTCAATATCTACCACCATCCTTCTTTTGGCAAGCGCTTAATTAATTTGCCAACAGCCCTGAAATCATCGGGAGCCAATCCGTTAAAGGCTTCTCGATTTACTTTACCTCCGGTTTCGATTATTGCTGATTTTGTTAAAGGCTTCTATTACTTAGATAAGTAA
- a CDS encoding YqaE/Pmp3 family membrane protein — MDLVRVLAAIFLPPLGVFLQVGLGKDFWINLVLTMLFFFPGMIHAIYIIGRK, encoded by the coding sequence ATGGACTTAGTACGCGTTTTAGCTGCCATTTTTCTTCCGCCTTTAGGGGTATTTCTCCAAGTTGGCTTAGGTAAAGATTTTTGGATTAACCTCGTTTTAACGATGTTGTTCTTTTTCCCTGGAATGATCCACGCGATTTATATTATCGGGAGAAAGTAG
- a CDS encoding carotenoid oxygenase family protein, which translates to MTTTLNPYLSGNFAPVQTELTVDELPVLGELPPELNGFFVRNGPNPQFPPLGEYHWFDGDGMLHGVRLQNGKASYCNRYIKTQGFEQERQAGRALFGGLLEPSQAGFKNAANTALVYHSDRLLALWEGGEPHAIALPHLETLGAYTFEGKLTSPVTAHPKVDPVTGEMMFFGYSLVQPPYLQYSLVSPQGELLQTVPIDLPVGVMMHDFAITERYTLFMDLPLTFRLERLQLGEPAFAFERDRPSRFGILPRHGDNQTIRWFEAPSCYVFHTLNAYEAGDEVVLIACRMASTSVLGASPDSHEGDNPQVGSDLPLLHCWRFNMQTGTVREEVLSDRPCEFPRINERYLGRPTRYGYAGSSAPTPTPKFDGLLKFDLDNQSVQTHSFGSGRYGGEGVFVPKPGATAEDEGWLMTFVYDETQQTSELVIIDAQAMTDSAIARIQIPQRVPYGFHGTWIGQA; encoded by the coding sequence ATGACGACTACCCTCAATCCTTACCTGAGTGGTAACTTTGCGCCCGTCCAAACAGAGTTAACCGTTGATGAGTTACCCGTCTTGGGTGAGTTACCGCCTGAACTGAATGGCTTCTTTGTCCGCAATGGCCCCAACCCTCAATTCCCCCCCCTCGGTGAGTATCATTGGTTTGACGGCGATGGGATGTTGCATGGCGTTCGCCTGCAAAATGGCAAGGCTAGCTATTGCAATCGCTATATTAAAACTCAAGGGTTTGAGCAGGAACGCCAAGCCGGACGCGCCCTATTTGGGGGGTTGCTAGAACCCTCCCAAGCTGGCTTCAAAAATGCGGCTAATACGGCCCTGGTTTATCATAGCGATCGCCTCCTCGCCCTTTGGGAAGGGGGCGAACCTCATGCCATTGCCCTTCCTCATTTAGAGACCCTTGGCGCGTACACCTTTGAAGGCAAACTCACCTCTCCCGTTACGGCTCATCCTAAAGTCGATCCAGTGACGGGGGAAATGATGTTTTTTGGCTACTCCCTAGTACAGCCGCCCTACCTGCAATACAGCCTGGTCTCCCCGCAAGGAGAGCTTTTACAAACCGTCCCGATCGATCTACCCGTTGGGGTGATGATGCATGACTTTGCCATCACAGAGCGCTATACCCTTTTTATGGACTTGCCCCTAACCTTCCGGTTGGAACGGCTACAGCTTGGCGAACCAGCTTTCGCCTTTGAGCGCGATCGCCCCAGTCGGTTTGGCATTCTCCCCCGACATGGCGATAACCAGACCATCCGCTGGTTCGAGGCCCCCAGTTGTTATGTCTTCCATACCCTGAATGCCTACGAAGCCGGAGACGAGGTAGTTTTGATTGCCTGTCGCATGGCGAGTACCAGCGTCTTAGGAGCCTCCCCAGATTCCCATGAAGGCGATAACCCGCAGGTAGGAAGCGATCTGCCCTTGCTTCACTGCTGGCGATTTAATATGCAGACGGGAACAGTTCGGGAGGAAGTTTTGAGCGATCGCCCCTGCGAATTTCCCCGCATTAACGAACGCTATTTAGGACGGCCAACGCGTTACGGCTATGCAGGGAGCAGCGCTCCAACCCCAACGCCGAAATTTGACGGCTTGCTGAAGTTTGATTTAGACAACCAGAGCGTCCAAACTCACTCGTTTGGCAGCGGACGTTACGGGGGTGAGGGGGTATTTGTGCCAAAACCGGGTGCAACTGCTGAGGATGAGGGGTGGTTAATGACGTTTGTGTATGATGAAACCCAACAGACTTCGGAGTTAGTCATCATTGACGCCCAAGCCATGACCGATAGTGCGATCGCCCGCATCCAAATACCGCAGCGAGTCCCCTACGGCTTTCACGGAACTTGGATCGGACAAGCGTAA